TGATAACAAAGAAGAGCCTCTTCAATTCCAAGTAGCTTTGTTAGATTACAATGACTACGTAGGTCGTATCGGGATTGGACGCGTATTCCGTGGAACAATGAAGGTTGGACAACAAGTTTCATTAATGAAAGTTGATGGTTCAATTAAAAACTTCCGTGTATCAAAGATTTTTGGTTTCCAAGGATTAAAACGTGTTGAAGTAGAACAAGCTGTCGCAGGGGACCTTGTTGCAGTATCAGGTATGGAAGATATCAATGTTGGTGAGACAGTATGTCCAGCTGAACATCAGGAAGCTCTTCCTATTCTACGTATAGATGAGCCTACATTACAAATGACTTTTGCTGTAAATAACAGTCCGTTTGCTGGTCGTGAAGGTAAATTTGTTACAGCACGTAAAATTGAAGAGCGTTTATTAGCTCAATTACAAACAGATGTAAGTTTACGTGTTGATCCAACAGATTCACCAGATGCATGGGTTGTTTCTGGTCGTGGAGAGCTTCATTTATCAATCTTAATTGAAAACATGCGTCGTGAAGGATATGAATTACAAGTATCCAAACCAGAGGTTATTGTTAAGGAAATTGATGGAGTAAGATGTGAACCAGTAGAACGTGTACAAATTGATGTTCCTGAAGAGCACACTGGTTCTGTTATGGAATCTATCGGAGCTCGTAAAGGTGAAATGCTTGATATGATAAATAACGGTAATGGTCAAGTACGTTTAATATTTAATGTACCTGCTCGAGGATTAATTGGATATTCAACTGAGTTCATGTCTTTAACTCGTGGATTTGGTATCATTAACCACACATTCGACAGCTACCAGCCAATGCAACCTGGTAAAGTAGGAGGACGTCGCCAAGGTGTTCTTGTTTCAATGGAGAATGGCAAGTCTACAACTTACGGTATTCAAGGTGTTGAGGACCGTGGAGTGATCTTCGTTGAAGCTGGTGTTGATGTATATGAAGGTATGATTGTTGGAGAACACACTCGTGAAAATGACCTTGTTGTTAATATTTGTAAGATGAAACAACAAACAAATATTCGTTCTGCTACTAAAGATCAAACGAGTACAATGAAAAAACCTCGTATTATGTCATTAGAAGAAGCCCTTGAGTATTTAAATGATGATGAATATTGTGAGTTAACTCCTGAATCGATTCGATTGAGAAAGAAAATTCTTGATAAAAATGAACGTGAAAAAGCAGCTAAAAAGAAAAAACTAGCTGGCATGTAATTTGAAAGCTAATTTGAAAGGCTGATTCTATTGTGTAGAATCAGCCTTTCACTTAAAGTAATGTTCATAGTTCAATTTGTGGATGGATGGTAACCTAACATAACTAGACTCCAATTTACTAAAATGATGTAACAATTTATGTGTTAGTATATAATTAGAGTTTTTATACAGTTAGTAACTAGCAAGTAAACTTGTGAGGAGGGGACATGATGGATGTTTCAGAAAGACTTTCGTTTTTTCCTAGCCTGTACCAAGTTGTCGATAACCCGAAGCTTGGGATGTGGATGTTATATTTAACAATCTTATTTTTATCGATTCTTGTTTACAAACTTGGGTTTGCTAAAAAACTTCCAATTTTAAAATCGGCTGTTATTTATACCTTTTTAGCCTTTGGTAGTACGGTATTAACATTTTTAGGAATATTTTTACCAGTTGCAGAAGGTCTAGTAGTTGCAGCACTTATTTTAATTATTTATAAAATCAGGCTATATCAGTCAAAAAAACAAGAAGCAGAAGAAGTAAAATAAAGGTTCTGACAAAAGTCAGAACCTTTATTTTATGGTTAATTTAAAAAGTCGTAGTGGAATTGGTAGGATTAAGGCGTATAGTAAGTGTCCTAATGTCCACCAAAGTATAGCTGTAAAGTCAAGTAACTCAGGTGTTTCTTTTATGGAAAGTATTGTTAAAGGGAAATATAAAAAAACAGTTGGTATAGTTAAAAAACATGAGAGAAGAACTTGCTGCTTCACCTTTACTAGCTTAAGGAAATGAGTTAAAAAAACAAAGATTATACCGATCATAACAGATACTGCTAGATGAACAATAAATTCTAAGATTTCAGGAATATAACCAATATAAATAAAATCAATATTTAGCAATAGTGTGTAAACCTTTAGATTTGTTATTGTTTCGACTAATTTTAAAAACAAGCCCAATACTGTTCCGCTTATAAGTCCGGTAACGGCTCCTTGAAAAATTCTCACCAGGTGTCTTCAGTCTTTTTATCTTGATAAAGCCGAAACTTACCGGTTGCAATTCGCTCATTTGTTTTTTCTGTAATTCTGTTTTGACAAGGATTACACATATATGTATGAATTGGACGGTTTCTAAGTCGTTTTGCAACTAATGTTTCATCGTCAATGTTTTCCACTGTATCACAGATAACACACTTTACTCTCATTTGGCACCTCTTTATTATATTAATATCTTTTACTAATTCTATTGGTCATATTATAACATAAGCCTTTAAAAGAATAGAGAAGGAATGTTTTTAGTTGGAACCTTTTAGAAAAAAAGGTATGATATTTGTATATAAAATGGAAAGGGAGGATTCAGATGGCAAATAAAGTTGAACCAGTGTTAATTGAGCCCTTATTTAATGCTTTGCAGCAAGAGCGGTATGTAACTTTGGCAACAATTGATAATGAAACGGGTTCTCCAAACATAAGTGCCATTTCTTGGGTTTTTGCTCCGGAAACTAATCGAATATTATTAGCAGTAGATGAACGCTCACGAATCATCGACAATATAAAGAAACATCCTGCAATTGTTTTAAATTTAATCGCTAACGAATCTACATACTCCATTAACGGAAATGCACATGTTAAAGGGGGAAGGTTGGAAGAAGTTCCGCTGAAACTTGCTTTAATTGAACTATCTATAATCGAAGTTCGTGATGTTATGTTCTAGTTCAAAAATTTCAGCCGAACCAAAATATGAAAAAACGTATGATGAAAAAGCGGCATCAAAGTTAGATAAACAAGTATTAGAGGCCTTAAAAAAACATCATTGAAAAGTGAATATATTATAGTCGGATTAGAAAAAAGACTGCTTGAAACAAGATGACCCTAACACCGCTAACTCGTATTAGGTATTCATAAATTGTTCCAGGCAGTCTTGTTTTAATTTAAAAAAGTAACTGATTTACTTATCGTTTAAATGACCATTCGATTGATCTTGCTGTACTTTTTCTAACGACTTTTCTTCTTGCTCATTTAGTTGATTTTTACCTTGCTCTGTTGGTTGTTTTTGCTGGTTATCTAAGATTTCAGACGGTACTTCTGGTACGACACGTCCTACAATGGCTGCTAACTCGTCTAAGATACCAACAACTGGTCGTCCTTTCTGAATTTCGTTGGCCATTTCACGTAGTCTAACGTTTGTATCTGCATCTGCAATGACGATTGCTCTTGCTCCATATGGATCATGCATTAAGCTTTCTGCAACTGTATATTTTATTGTTTCTACTTTATTACGATCAAGCTTTGAATTAACGTCAATACCAATAACTGCAAATTGTCCAAGCACAACAGCTGTTGCATCGTTAACTTCAGGTATTTGAGTTGCGAGCTCCACAAGATGCTTTGAGATTTCTTGTCCTGTTTTACGATCAACATGCTCTTCTACGCTGTTTTTAACATTTATTGGTGTTTCGTTTCCGCCATTTTTTTGCGTATCATTGGCACCCTGGTCTTGATTGCAACCGGTTATGATGAGGAACGATAACAAAAGAATTGTAATGAATTTCATGAGATCACTCCTTAAGATTTTTTAGAATTTAGTGTTATTCATTGAATTTAATTGTTCATTTGACATCAGAATTTCAGTTGAAAAGAAGTTTTTTTACTGCTTTTTAATTTTATTGTCTAATAAACCTTCTATCTTTATTCATTCTTTCATATATTTTAGCAACGCTTCATTCACAGCTTGACTTTTTTTCACCACCTAATTGTATAAACTCCATAAAAAAATAGGAACGGAGTAGGAGGCGGAGGTTTGAGGAAGATTTATGTTTTAGACACAAATGTATTATTGCAAGATCCGAATTCAATTTTTTCTTTTGAAGAAAATGAAGTAGTAATTCCAGCAGTGGTTTTAGAAGAGGTTGATTCAAAGAAGCGGTATATGGATGAAATAGGTAGAAATGCAAGACAAGTTTCAAAATTGATTGATCAGCTTAGAGAAACAGGCAAACTTCATGAGAAAATTCCTTTACCAAATGGTGGGTCATTAAGGATAGAATTAAATCATCGGTCTTTTCACCAATTACAAGAAATTTTTGTTGAAAAAACAAATGATAACCGAATACTTGCAGTTGCAAAGAATTTATCTTTAGAGGAACAAACGAAAGAAAATGGCCGAGCAGTTATTTTAGTAAGTAAGGACACGCTCGTTCGAGTAAAGGCTGATGCGATCGGTTTAATAGCTGAGGATTTTTTAAGTGATCGAGTAGTTGAAATTGATCACATCTATTCAGGCTTTCTCGACTTGTATATTAGCAATGAAAATTTAAATCGTTTTTATGAAAAAAATGAGTTAATATTATCAGAAATAACGAATCATCCTTTTTATCCAAATCAATTTGTGATCATGAAAGATGCACTTGGAGGTTCTTCATCTGCGATTGGTAAGGTGGATCATTCAGGTAAAAAAATCCAAAGACTTGTATTTGATCATGACCACATTTGGGGAATTAAACCTAGAAATGTTCAGCAAACGATGGCTATGGAGCTTTTACTTAGAACGGACTTGCCTTTAGTTACATTAATTGGAAAAGCAGGAACTGGAAAAACATTACTTGCTTTAGCGGCAGGCCTTATGCAAACTGAAGATCTTGGTTCTTACAAAAAGTTACTTGTTGCAAGACCGATCGTACCTGTTGGAAAAGATTTAGGATTTTTACCTGGTGAGAAAGAAGAAAAGCTTAGACCGTGGATGCAGCCAATATTTGATAACCTTGAATATCTCTTTAATACCAAAAAGCCAGGTGAGCTTGATGCGATATTAGCTGGTATGGGGTCAATTGAAGTAGAAGCTTTAACGTATATTCGTGGGAGAAGTATACCTGAGCAAATTATTATTATTGATGAAGCACAAAATTTAACAAAACATGAAGTGAAAACAATTCTTACGCGTGTTGGTGAGAGAAGTAAAATTGTTCTAATGGGGGATCCTGAACAAATAGATCATCCTTATTTAGATGAATATAATAATGGACTAACCTATGTTGTGGAAAAGTTTAAAGATCAGCCTATAGCCGGTCATGTAAGGCTGGTAAAAGGAGAAAGATCTGGGTTAGCTCAGCTTGCGGCTGACTTACTATAGTGCTCTACAATTAGTCAAAAAGAAAAGGGCTTTGATCAGCCCTTTTCTTAACTCATTAAGAAACTATAATTTCCTTTACATGTTTTATTGGTGAATCAACATTTGATCCATCACCATAATAAACGTGAATAGGACCATCTTCTTTAAGAGGTTTTCCTTTCTTGCTAAACCCTAAGATCATCTCTGAAGCATCTCCAAGTGAAACGATGTATTTCTGATCTTTTGTAATAAATTGAACCTCTTTTGCATCATCTTGGGTCTCTGCATTTTGAAGGAAGGGTTTAAAAGGAATTCCAAAGGTTCCGTTCAAAATTTTTTCTTTTTCATATGTACGTTCTGTCTTAAGTGTTGGAGGGTAAATAGCTCCTTCACGAATTTCACGTTCCCAGTGTTTAGATACCGCTTTCGTATACTCTTCTAACTCATCTTTTGATTCCTGTTCCGTATGAAAATATGTTGTTAAATCAACTTTTCTATCATCGAAAATCCAAACTCCTGGATCTAAGGTAACTTGATAATTTACCTTTCCTTTTATAATAATAATTGAATTCATTATGAACACCCCTTTACAACGCTAGTATAAGCTTTTATGGAAAATTTGTCACATGTTAAGAAAGCAATCCTTTCAATGAGGTTTACAATTAATTCCATTGCGAAAGTGAACATCATTTGTGTAAAAATACATTGGCTTTAACTTATAAAAATCTAATTCCATTATGATAATATTTAAGAATTAGCAAATAGGCTTAAATTTTAGAGGATTATTTAATCTTTAGTCTGTTTGTCCTTGCTTTTTTCTTTCAATGGATTTAATATTAATACATAGAATAGGGTAATCGCTCGGAAACGGAGGGATTAAATTGGCGTCTGAGATTGCTGTTAATCATCGAGAAAAGGCACTTGCGGTACTTAAGGCAGATGCTGATAAAATCATGAAATTAATCAAGGTTCAAATGGATAATTTAACGATGCCTCAATGTCCACTTTATGAAGAGGTTTTAGATACACAAATGTTTGGTTTATCTAGAGAAATAGACTTCGCTGTAAGGCTTGGTTTAGTTGAGGAACGTGAAGGAAAAGAACTTCTTGATTCGCTTGAAAGAGAGTTGTCTGCATTACACGATGCATTTACAACAAAATAGTTGACTAAAAACTCAAACTCACATGTAATAGTTTGAGTTTTTTTAGTTTATTGATAAAAATATGATGATTTTAAAGGATTTTCCTCTATAAAAAGCGAAGATATAGTAAAATAAAGGTACAACTAGATTTACTTCATGTTTTTAAGTAAGGAAGAGATAATTATGATGAAAAAAATAATAAAATCATATGATTATTCATTAATATTGGCTGTTATCCTGTTATGTTCATTTGGACTTGTTATGGTTTATAGTTCTAGTATGATCACAGCAGTTGCACGATATGGCTTTGAGCCAGATCATTTTTTTCAAAGGCAAAAAATGGCTCTTATTGGAGGCGGTCTTGCATTTATTGTAATGATGATTTTTCCTTACAGAGCATTTTTAAATAGTAAAATTTTGAAATTTATTGTCTTTGGATCTATTGGACTCTTAGTCTCTTTATTTTTCATCGGGCATGTAGCAGGTAACGCTCAAAGTTGGATCAAGTTGGGGGGTTTCAGCCTTCAGCCTGGGGAGTTTGTGAAGCTAAGTGTAATCATTTATCTTGCAGCTGTTTATGATAAGAAGCAGTCTTATATAGATGAATTTGGACGAGGTGTTCTTCCTCCGCTTATTTTCACAGGACTTATTTGCTTTTTTGTTGTCATTCAACCTGATTTTGGAACTGCTTTTATAATTGGGATGATTGCTATTTGTATGATTGTCTGCTCAGGAATGGCGATAAAAAGTATGTTAAAGCTAATATCTCTATTCGGGCTGTTTTGCTTATTGATGCTGCCGTATATCATTCTTAAAGGATTTTTTAGCGATGAACAGATGAGTCGTTTTACTGGTGTGCTAGATCCTTTCGGAAACGAAGGGGGAGCTGGATATCAACTTGTAAATTCTCTTTATGCAATTGGTTCCGGTGGCTTGACAGGATTAGGTTTGGGACAAAGTGTTCAAAAGTATGGATACTTACCTGAATCACATACTGATTTTATAATGTCTATCATTGCTGAGGAATTAGGAATTTTAGGAGTCCTATTTGTATTGATTCTACTATCATTTATTGTAATAAAAGGGTTCTATATTGCAAGGAAATGTCAAGATCCTTTTGGTACCTTGCTTGCCGTTGGTATTTCAAGTATGATTGCCATTCAATCTATGATTAATTTAGGCGGGTTAACGGGAATGCTACCGATTACAGGTGTTCCTTTACCGTTTATAAGCTACGGAGGTTCTTCTATTCTTTTGCTCCTTATTTCTATGGGGCTACTTATAAATGTTTCAATGTTTACAACATACCGTGATACGTATAAGAAGCCTGTTAAAGTGGATAATCAACCATTACAAGAAATCAAGCCTATTCAAACAACAAAGAATACTTCAATAAGATAAAATTTACTTAAATACCCATCAGTCACAAATGTCTGTCTGACGGGTATTTTATTTATATTCTGAAGATAACTACCTGCTGTGTTAGTCTAAAAGGCCAAATAGCCATTGATTTTCTGTATAACATTTTTATTCAATGTGTTATACTAATTGCAAACTAATTGTTTGTTTTAGGAGGGGAAATGATTTAATGGGTAAAGTGAATAA
This genomic stretch from Metabacillus sp. B2-18 harbors:
- a CDS encoding YlaH-like family protein; its protein translation is MMDVSERLSFFPSLYQVVDNPKLGMWMLYLTILFLSILVYKLGFAKKLPILKSAVIYTFLAFGSTVLTFLGIFLPVAEGLVVAALILIIYKIRLYQSKKQEAEEVK
- a CDS encoding PhoH family protein, producing the protein MRKIYVLDTNVLLQDPNSIFSFEENEVVIPAVVLEEVDSKKRYMDEIGRNARQVSKLIDQLRETGKLHEKIPLPNGGSLRIELNHRSFHQLQEIFVEKTNDNRILAVAKNLSLEEQTKENGRAVILVSKDTLVRVKADAIGLIAEDFLSDRVVEIDHIYSGFLDLYISNENLNRFYEKNELILSEITNHPFYPNQFVIMKDALGGSSSAIGKVDHSGKKIQRLVFDHDHIWGIKPRNVQQTMAMELLLRTDLPLVTLIGKAGTGKTLLALAAGLMQTEDLGSYKKLLVARPIVPVGKDLGFLPGEKEEKLRPWMQPIFDNLEYLFNTKKPGELDAILAGMGSIEVEALTYIRGRSIPEQIIIIDEAQNLTKHEVKTILTRVGERSKIVLMGDPEQIDHPYLDEYNNGLTYVVEKFKDQPIAGHVRLVKGERSGLAQLAADLL
- a CDS encoding YhcN/YlaJ family sporulation lipoprotein, which encodes MKFITILLLSFLIITGCNQDQGANDTQKNGGNETPINVKNSVEEHVDRKTGQEISKHLVELATQIPEVNDATAVVLGQFAVIGIDVNSKLDRNKVETIKYTVAESLMHDPYGARAIVIADADTNVRLREMANEIQKGRPVVGILDELAAIVGRVVPEVPSEILDNQQKQPTEQGKNQLNEQEEKSLEKVQQDQSNGHLNDK
- a CDS encoding YlaN family protein, whose translation is MASEIAVNHREKALAVLKADADKIMKLIKVQMDNLTMPQCPLYEEVLDTQMFGLSREIDFAVRLGLVEEREGKELLDSLERELSALHDAFTTK
- a CDS encoding FtsW/RodA/SpoVE family cell cycle protein, which codes for MMKKIIKSYDYSLILAVILLCSFGLVMVYSSSMITAVARYGFEPDHFFQRQKMALIGGGLAFIVMMIFPYRAFLNSKILKFIVFGSIGLLVSLFFIGHVAGNAQSWIKLGGFSLQPGEFVKLSVIIYLAAVYDKKQSYIDEFGRGVLPPLIFTGLICFFVVIQPDFGTAFIIGMIAICMIVCSGMAIKSMLKLISLFGLFCLLMLPYIILKGFFSDEQMSRFTGVLDPFGNEGGAGYQLVNSLYAIGSGGLTGLGLGQSVQKYGYLPESHTDFIMSIIAEELGILGVLFVLILLSFIVIKGFYIARKCQDPFGTLLAVGISSMIAIQSMINLGGLTGMLPITGVPLPFISYGGSSILLLLISMGLLINVSMFTTYRDTYKKPVKVDNQPLQEIKPIQTTKNTSIR
- a CDS encoding YlaI family protein, encoding MRVKCVICDTVENIDDETLVAKRLRNRPIHTYMCNPCQNRITEKTNERIATGKFRLYQDKKTEDTW
- the typA gene encoding translational GTPase TypA → MKLRNDIRNIAIIAHVDHGKTTLVDQLLHQSGTFRTNEQVAERAMDSNDLERERGITILAKNTAINYKDKRINIMDTPGHADFGGEVERIMKMVDGVLLVVDAYEGCMPQTRFVLKKALEQNLTPIVVVNKIDRDFARPSEVVDEVLDLFIELDANEDQLEFPVVFASAINGTASTSPDPAEQEENMASLFDAIVDHIPAPVDNKEEPLQFQVALLDYNDYVGRIGIGRVFRGTMKVGQQVSLMKVDGSIKNFRVSKIFGFQGLKRVEVEQAVAGDLVAVSGMEDINVGETVCPAEHQEALPILRIDEPTLQMTFAVNNSPFAGREGKFVTARKIEERLLAQLQTDVSLRVDPTDSPDAWVVSGRGELHLSILIENMRREGYELQVSKPEVIVKEIDGVRCEPVERVQIDVPEEHTGSVMESIGARKGEMLDMINNGNGQVRLIFNVPARGLIGYSTEFMSLTRGFGIINHTFDSYQPMQPGKVGGRRQGVLVSMENGKSTTYGIQGVEDRGVIFVEAGVDVYEGMIVGEHTRENDLVVNICKMKQQTNIRSATKDQTSTMKKPRIMSLEEALEYLNDDEYCELTPESIRLRKKILDKNEREKAAKKKKLAGM